Proteins encoded within one genomic window of Triticum aestivum cultivar Chinese Spring chromosome 2D, IWGSC CS RefSeq v2.1, whole genome shotgun sequence:
- the LOC123049948 gene encoding oligopeptide transporter 4-like: MEIERAGGAGDEDDASPVEQVRLTVPVTDDPSLPVWTFRMWTMGFLSCALLSFLNQFFAYRAEPIIISQITIQVAALPIGHFLARVLPEKKFRVFGRECSVNPGPFNVKEHVLISIFANAGASFGGGNAYAIGIVTIIKAFYKRNISFVTSLLLVITTQVLGYGWAGLMRKYVVEPAHMWWPTSLVQVSLMRAMHEKEKRRMTRGKFFLIALICSFAWYTVPGYLFPTLTAVSWVCWVFPKSITMQQIGSGLNGLGIGAFTLDWATVVSWLGSPLVTPFFATANVLVGYVLLIYIMLPVAYWVINLYSASSYPLFSNELFDAHGQLYDIHAIVNDRFEIDMDAYARQGRIHLSLFFAVSYGLGFATIAATFTHVACFYGKEMYQRFRESYKGKMDVHARLMKRYDDIPNWWFYILLAVSMAVSLVLCTVFKEEVQLPWWGLLIACAIAFVFTLPISVITATTNTTPGLNIITEYCWGLIMPGKPIANVCFKVYGYMSMNQAVSFLTDFKLGHYMKIPPRSMFLVQFVGTVVASTVNTVVAWWLLTTVPHICEKGQLPEGSPWTCPGDHVFFDASVIWGLVGPRRIFGPLGYYSALNWFFLIGLAGPVVVWLFAKALPRHAGWISLINLPVILGGTAMMPPASALNYTAWGFVGFVFNFFVFRYRKGWWKRYNYVLSAAMDGGVAIMGVLLYFALTSWGHQLDWWGSRGEYCDLAACPTAKGVLVDGCPVI, from the exons ATGGAGATCGAACGTgccggcggcgcgggcgacgaGGACGACGCGTCCCCGGTGGAGCAGGTCCGGCTGACCGTGCCGGTGACCGACGACCCGTCGCTGCCGGTCTGGACGTTCCGGATGTGGACGATGGGCTTCCTCTCCTgcgccctcctctccttcctcaACCAGTTCTTCGCCTACCGCGCCGAGCCCATCATCATAAGCCAGATCACCATCCAG gTGGCGGCGCTGCCGATCGGGCACTTCTTGGCGCGGGTGCTGCCGGAGAAGAAGTTCAGGGTGTTCGGGCGGGAGTGCTCGGTGAACCCGGGGCCCTTCAACGTGAAGGAGCACGTGCTGATCTCCATCTTCGCCAACGCCGGCGCCTCCTTCGGCGGCGGCAACGCCTACGCCATCGGCATCGTCACCATCATCAAGGCCTTCTACAAGCGCAACATCTCCTTCGTCACCAGCTTGCTCCTCGTCATCACGACCCAG GTGTTGGGGTACGGCTGGGCAGGGCTGATGAGGAAGTACGTGGTGGAGCCGGCGCACATGTGGTGGCCGACGAGTCTGGTGCAGGTTTCTCTCATGAG GGCGATGCACGAGAAGGAGAAGCGGCGGATGACGCGGGGCAAGTTCTTCCTGATCGCGCTCATCTGCAGCTTCGCGTGGTACACGGTGCCGGGGTACCTGTTCCCGACGCTGACGGCCGTCTCGTGGGTGTGCTGGGTGTTCCCCAAGTCCATCACCATGCAGCAGATCGGGTCCGGCCTCAACGGGCTCGGCATCGGCGCCTTCACCCTCGACTGGGCCACGGTGGTCTCCTGGCTGGGGAGCCCGCTGGTGACGCCCTTCTTCGCCACCGCCAACGTCCTCGTCGGCTACGTCCTGCTCATCTACATCATGCTGCCCGTCGCCTACTGGGTAATCAACCTCTACAGCGCCAGCAGCTACCCGCTCTTCTCCAACGAGCTCTTCGACGCCCACGGCCAGCTCTACGACATCCACGCCATCGTCAACGACAGGTTCGAGATCGACATGGACGCCTACGCGCGGCAGGGCAGGATCCACCTCAGCCTCTTCTTCGCCGTCAGCTACGGCCTCGgcttcgccaccatcgccgccACCTTCACCCACGTCGCATGCTTCTACGGCAA GGAGATGTACCAGAGGTTCCGGGAGTCGTACAAGGGCAAGATGGACGTGCACGCGAGGCTCATGAAGAGGTACGACGACATACCCAACTGGTGGTTCTACATCCTGCTCGCGGTGTCCATGGCGGTATCCTTGGTCCTCTGCACCGTGTTCAAGGAGGAGGTGCAGCTGCCGTGGTGGGGCCTCCTCATTGCCTGCGCCATAGCCTTCGTCTTCACGCTCCCCATTAGCGTCATCACCGCAACCACAAACACG ACACCGGGGTTGAATATCATCACGGAGTATTGCTGGGGTCTGATCATGCCGGGAAAGCCCATCGCCAACGTGTGCTTCAAGGTGTACGGCTACATGAGTATGAACCAGGCCGTGTCCTTCCTTACCGACTTCAAGCTCGGCCACTACATGAAGATCCCCCCAAGATCCATGTTCCTGGTGCAG TTCGTGGGGACGGTGGTGGCGTCGACGGTGAACACGGTGGTGGCGTGGTGGCTGCTGACCACCGTGCCGCACATCTGCGAGAAGGGCCAGCTCCCGGAGGGCAGCCCGTGGACGTGCCCGGGCGACCACGTCTTCTTCGACGCGTCCGTGATCTGGGGCCTCGTCGGCCCGCGCCGCATCTTCGGGCCGCTCGGCTACTACTCGGCGCTCAACTGGTTCTTCCTCATCGGGCTGGCCGGGCCGGTGGTGGTGTGGCTCTTCGCCAAGGCGTTGCCGCGGCACGCCGGCTGGATCAGCCTCATCAACCTGCCCGTCATCCTGGGGGGCACGGCCATGATGCCGCCGGCGTCGGCGCTCAACTACACGGCGTGGGGCTTCGTCGGCTTTGTGTTCAACTTCTTCGTGTTCCGGTACCGCAAGGGGTGGTGGAAGCGGTACAACTACGTGCTGTCGGCGGCCATGGACGGCGGCGTGGCCATCATGGGGGTGCTCCTCTACTTCGCGCTCACCAGCTGGGGCCACCAGCTCGACTGGTGGGGCTCCAGGGGCGAGTA